Within the Salvia hispanica cultivar TCC Black 2014 chromosome 4, UniMelb_Shisp_WGS_1.0, whole genome shotgun sequence genome, the region TTTTCACAAATGCATGTTTAAGCTGAGTTTTGAGGAAGTGTATCctttcttatatatttatttccatatAGTTCATtgatattagaatttttacTATATAAGTAGGCATAGTAAGAGACATAATATacccaaattaaaatgaaggatgtgtttttataatttgttcaGTTTACGGAGTACTGGAAGATGATTTACCTGGATGCAGACATCCAAGTGCTTGGCAATATGGACAACCTCTTTTCTATGCCTTCTGGTATCTTCTATGCTGTGATGGATTGCTTGTGTGAGATGGATGGTGTCCCTTGTCCACATGTGGTCCAATGGCCTCAAGAACTGGGTGAAAGACCTCTTGCTTATCTAAATTGTGGCATGTTTATTTTTGAACCTTCCCGTTACACATATGTCCGCCTCCTGCGCACCCTTAAAGTCACACCAGCCACCCCGTTTGCAGAGCAGGTAGAATGCAAAATACTtgatgaatattaaatatgttgGCTGCTTCGTGATCTAAATTAGAGATCTTCACACATGTGTCTCTGTTGTTCAATCTGCAGGATTTCCTTAACATGTTCTTCAAAGACATCTCGAAGCCACTCCACCATATCTACAACTTGCTACTGCCAATGCTTTGGCGCCACCCCGAGGAAGTGGAGCTTGACAAGGTGAAGGCAATTCACTTCTGTCTCCCTGGTTCAAAGCCGTGGGACTATACCGGGGAAGAGGAGAATATGGATAGAGAAGATGTGAAAATGTTGGTTTCCCGCTGGTGGGCAATGTATTGCGGTGCTCCAGTGGACCTCCCCTGCACTAGAGCTTGGCAGGGTTATAATGGAGCTAGTAGGTGGGGATGGCTTTTTAATGGAGCTAGGAGCTGGGGTTTCAACTGGGGATTTTTAACTGGAGCTAGTAGCTGGGGTTCTGGCTGATGATAATGTATCTTTTACCTAAATAAAGGAGGCTCACAATAGATGTGGATGCCTTTAGTTTGCATGTTGCAGTCGGATTTGCTCATAACCTTTGCATCTGCGATGCAGGAGAACT harbors:
- the LOC125223658 gene encoding galactinol synthase 1-like, yielding MDHEVAIAIYKTWADENYDRLYHSYAYVTFLAGDGDYVKGVVCLAKGLKKVKAAYPLVVAVLSDVPEDHRNILLNQGCIIREIRPVHPPVSNKGSSFARDYFAVNYSKLRLWKFTEYWKMIYLDADIQVLGNMDNLFSMPSGIFYAVMDCLCEMDGVPCPHVVQWPQELGERPLAYLNCGMFIFEPSRYTYVRLLRTLKVTPATPFAEQDFLNMFFKDISKPLHHIYNLLLPMLWRHPEEVELDKVKAIHFCLPGSKPWDYTGEEENMDREDVKMLVSRWWAMYCGAPVDLPCTRAWQGYNGASRWGWLFNGARSWGFNWGFLTGASSWGSG